The sequence TCCGGAGTTTTAGACAATGCTCCTACTTATTTGACATTCTTATCTCTGGCTAAAGGATTATTAGGATTCTCTAATGTGTCTCAGATCCTGGCAGATCCTGTGGGCGAAGAATTGCTAAAAGCAATTTCCGTAGGTGCGGTATTTATGGGTGCATTGACCTATATAGGTAATGCTCCAAACTTTATGGTAAAATCAGTAGCGGAAGAGAATAAGATCAAAATGCCAAGCTTTGGAGGATACGTCGTGTATTCCTTCCTACTTTTGATCCCTACCTTCCTACTTTTAACCTGGATCTTCTTCCTCTAAAAGATCTTTCCTTTCTCCGCTTCATTCGGAAGCGGAGAAATTTTATTCCTCTTTAACCGGAACAAACACAACTGAATGAATTGTTTTGGCTCCGAGAGTTCCGTCTTCCGTTAATCTTTGAGTGTACATTACTTCCGCTTTAGTGCTCCTTGCGGGTTTGTACATTATGATCTGATTCACATAATCGAATACGGAAACGGAATAATCGATCACAGTCAAGGCTGCCTGCAAAGGAAGAAATCTGGATCTGCTCAAGGGTTTCATTTCCGTTTCTTTGGGAAGTGCGAGCCATTTGTACATTCTCGCAGACCTTCCTATACTTTTTACATTCTCCCATTCCAGTTTTGTATCCGGAAAAGAAGCTTGGACCTGTTTGAAATTCACTCTGACAGGCAGATTTTTCTCCTTAGATTCTCTAAGAGCGGTAGACAATTGGAGATCGAAAGTGTCCTCATCCAAATATTCTATTTCGTTACAGGAAGAAAATACAGTCTCGCATATATCACCGTACCTTTTATGAACGAAGAATATCAAGTTGATCTTTCCGCTTCCGGGATGATAGAGGACTTTCGCGTTATAATCTCCGGTTCTCTTGAAGTAAACGCTTCTGTAAATCCTTCGGATAAGACCCCAGCCAATCAAGCCGACGTCTTTCAAAACGGGAGGATCGGCAATTTCCAATCCACGGATAGCAATATGAAGTTTTTCTATCGCGACCCTTCCATCTCTTTTAGAAATTTCTAATAGAAAGTCCCTAAGATCGTCCAGTTCGTCGTCTGTGAGTTTGAGATTTTTTCCGGAAAGATCCACCAATACCTTTCCGGCATTCTCTTCTAAAAGTTTTCGGACTTCCGATTTTCCGCCTTTGGAATTCAATTCGTCCAAAGTATAACGGATACAATCCTCTTCATGACAAGAGATCTGTTCTTCGTATCGATCAATCCCGAAATAACCTGTAGAAGGATCGGGCGCTTCCGAGAATAGAAGGCCCGGAGTGAAAAATATGTTTAGAACTAAAAGTTTAGCTAGCTTCGTCCGTATATTCCATGACCAGATACATGAGAGTTTCTGTATCAGTCGGATTGATGTATTCGTGGGGAACGTCCGCTCTAAAATATACGGAATCCTTTGCATCCAGTTCTACCACCTTATCCCCCACACGGAGGCGCAATTTTCCTTGGACCACGACAAGGTTCTCGGTTGTTCCAGCTTTATGAGCTTCGGCAACTTCGATACCGCCCGGTTTCAGGATCAGTTCGTAAAATTCTACCCTTCTGCCTCCGATAAACGGAAACAAGGCACGACTAGAATATACCTTTGAACTGGAATATAAGACTTTTGTATTCTCCGCTTTTAAGAGAAAAACTCCCTCTGTTCCCTTTTCTTTAAGAAGTTCACTGAAAGGAACGTTCAGACCTGTTGCGATCTTCCATAATACCGCAATTGTAGGAACACTTTTACCTTGCTCTATTTGAGAAAGCATGGCTCGGCTCACACCACAACGAGATGCCAATTTGTCTAATGAGAGTCCTTTAGTATGGCGAATTAATTTTAGGTTTTCTTTAACGACTTCTGTTATATGTTCGCTGGAGATGAGTTCCTTCCCATCCAGTTCTTCGGCATCGGCCTGTTTCATTCCTAATTCGTCCAATATAACGGAAGATGTGTCAATCCAATTTCAATCCTTTCAAAAGAGGATGATCAAATTAGAGAAGTTACGACGGAGTAGCATATGAGGGAAGCCAAGCCCAAATTCCAGTCCATTATGCACCCGATTCACAAATTATATGAGAAGGGGTTCCTACTTGCTGTAGAAAAACCGGCCGGTATCCCGGTTCATGCTACATTCGACCCAAACCGTCCCAACCTGGAAGATCTTTTACGACAACAGGAGAAGAATCCGGAATTAAGACTACTCCACAGACTGGATAAAGACACAAGCGGCATCCTTTTATTCTGCAAAGAGCCGTCCCAAAATAAAGAAGCGGATTCGATCTTAGCCGATTCTGAAAAAACTTATCTGGCAGTTTGCGCTGGAATTCCAACGGAGAAAGAATTCAGAGTAGAATGTTTCTTAAAAGATGGGAAAGGTAAGGTAAGTTCCGTTCGTTCAGGCGGAAAAAAAGCGATCACTGATTTTACTCTTCTTTCCTATTCGAGGGAAAAAAATTTATCTTTGCTCGCAGCAAAATTAGTTACCGGAAGAAGACACCAGATCCGATTTCATCTTTCCTCCATCGGAACTCCCATCTTGGGAGACGAAACTTACACAGGATCTTCCGTTAAAAGTTTAGTTTCTAAACCAAAACGATTTTTATTACATTCATATCTTTTAAAATTCAAAAACGAATTTGAAGAAGAAGTAAAAATAGTATCGGAGCCTCCTGCGGATTTTCAGCCGTACTTACGCTTTTTTTCTGGCATACGATTCCCGGAATAAGTAAGCTGGTCCTCACTTTCTTGGAGGCTAAAAATGAGCGAATCGATTGCATTGATCGTAGGTGGGTCGGGTGCCGCAGGCCAAAGCGCAATAGAAGCTCTTCGGGAGCATTCCAAAAAGTCAGGGATCAAATGGAATATTATCTCGACTACTTCCGGCGACTCTCAGATCAACGGAGCGGACAAAACAATCCAGCATATCCAATTAGAAGATCCGGAAACTGCAGTTCAAAAAATCCTAAAAAAAATCCATAACCAAAAAGTGAATCTTTTCATCTACACTCCTGCGAGAGGGAATTTGGGTTATCCTGTTTCTGAAACTCCGGATGCAGATATCGTAAACACTGCTAAATTCTGTCTGGACCCCATGATAGAACTGGAAGCAAAACTAAGTCCTCGTTTGACTGTCGGATATTCCGCTTTTTATTATCTTCCTCATTTGCTTACTTCTTATGGAGCTTTGGCATTCATCAAAAAGAAAATGGAAGAATGGGCTATTGAAAAACCGGATTCCAGAAAAATGATCCGCGCAGGAAGTTTTATAAGCACAAGCGCTAGAGGGATCGGAATACTTCTGCAAAAAATCGGCAGGACATCCCCTTTTCCGGAATTACAAAACCTGATGAAAGAGCATAAGGAATCCGGCAAAAAGTTTTCCGAATTCTTTTGGGACTATGTTCGTGGATCGGAAAAAAGGATTTTCGAAAAACAATTTCCAAACATTCCATATAGAGCCACCGAACCGAACGATCTAAAAATAGGTTTATTAAAAATTTTAGATGGAGAAAAGGCTCCGATCGTTTCCTTGATCGGAGATTGGATCTGGACGGAAGCCAAACTTCCTGAAATGCCTGATTACCTGAAGGCAAGGTAGTAAGGCGCAGAGTCTCTTACAACGGTTTCGGAATCGTCTTCCAATCCGCCACACTTTGAATAAGAGTTCCTGGAGGCGGGATTTTCTTCTTGCCCCTGTCTAAAAATATCCCTTTGGATCGTACATAAGAAAGCATAGGGAAATCATTCTCCGAATCTCCGAATGCAATATCGTATCCTTGGTTTCCATTGGCAAGATTCAGAAATTCTACTTTTCCGATCCCATAAGTGAAAGGTTCGATCAGCTCGTGGCTTAAGATCCCATTCTTTTCGATCAATCTCATACCAAGTACATTCTCTTTCGGAATGCCCCATTGCTCGGAAACCACTTGGATCACCGGGGCGGGAGAAGCAGTCAGGATCCAAATTTTGGTTCCCACCCTCTCGAATTCTTTCACTAGTTCCGACATAGGATGGAATGCTTGCACTGCTTCTGGATTTGTATCCTTTTGGTTCTTTTCCCAAACAAGTTTTGCGGTATCTTGCAATTCTTGTGTGGACCTACCGGAAAAGATCCAAGTGGACCACCTATACCCTGCCTCTAGGCCTTCTTTCTCGATCTTGGATTCATAATAATTCCAAACTTCGACCATGAAGGTTTGGGTGTTTGTTTTACGTAAAGTTTCCATTTTTTCGGAGATTGCAGTTTCCGGAAAAAAAGGAGAAAGAGATCGGATCCAAGGAACTCCTGCGCGAAGAAGTTCGCACATGACTTCTTCTCCGAAATCTCCTCGGACAAGAGTATTATCAAAATCGAATAAAGCTGTTTGGAATTTTCGACCGGTCAGATTCTCTTCTAAATAGGAAAAGATTTCGGAAGACCAGTCGGACTTAGAAAACACGATTATTGTTGGATGGTTTCTTTTGCGATTGCAACTTGGGATTCTTTATCCGCTAAAAAAGGAGGAAGATAATGTTCCGGGTTCAACACCACGTTTTGGTAACGAACTTCGAAATGAACATGTGGTCCAGTCGTATGTCCAGTATTACCCGAAAGTGCAAGCACCTGTCCTTTTTTAACCTTATCTCCCTGCTTTACGAAAAGAAGAGAATTATGAGCGTATAATGTCTGGATCCCGTTGATCTGAGGATGAGTAAGTACCACTCTTAGTCCGTATCCGCCGTCTCTTTTAGAATCGGTCACAACTCCGTCTGCAGCTGCGATCACGACTGATCCGTTCGGGCAAGCGATGTCCACTCCCGCATGCAACGCATTCCAGCGTCTTCCCAATCTGGAAGTAACTCTTGAATATTTAAAGCTCAAAGGCCAGATCAATTCTCTGGAATCGGAAGTGAATATTTCTCTTCCTTTGTCCTCTAATAGAAGATTGCGTGTGTAATTTGCGTTATAAGGAAAAAATACCGGCTCAGAGTTTTGGATCTTTCCACTGTCGTGGATCCCGTTCAGAAGGCGGACTTCTCTTTCAGAAGTTCCGAATTTATGATATAGATCCTCTAAGGATTCTTTTACTTTTCCCGGAACGATCCAGATACCTTCTCTAGATTGATAGGTTTGGATAAATTGGTTATCGACCTTTACTTCTTCCAAATATGTATTTGCGAAAGATTTCCAGGAAAGGACGACAAGGGCTGATGCGCCTATTATCGAAAGAATAGTTTTTCTTTTCATTTGGTTCTTTCCTTTTTGCGCCGCCAAAAATTCTCTTAAAAAACGGGTCTTGTATTTAAGATCGGCGGTAAATTTCCGAAAGTTCAACCTATCCTCCTGGTCCATAATCTAGGGACAAGGATTTTTCTCCACCCAAATCATGAGGAATTAACGATATCGAATGAATCCGACCGAATTCCAATGAAATTAATTATTTTATTCCTAATTTCATTGATTTATGATGTATTTTGAAGAATTTTCGCTATTTTTACAAGGTGTCACAATTAGAGTCCCGAAAAATTACAAACTTAGTGAAAAGTTTTCAGAAAACTGAAGAAAGTTTCGTCGAGGCCAAACCTCCAAACCTGGAAGGAATAGACA comes from Leptospira licerasiae serovar Varillal str. VAR 010 and encodes:
- a CDS encoding helix-turn-helix domain-containing protein; translation: MKQADAEELDGKELISSEHITEVVKENLKLIRHTKGLSLDKLASRCGVSRAMLSQIEQGKSVPTIAVLWKIATGLNVPFSELLKEKGTEGVFLLKAENTKVLYSSSKVYSSRALFPFIGGRRVEFYELILKPGGIEVAEAHKAGTTENLVVVQGKLRLRVGDKVVELDAKDSVYFRADVPHEYINPTDTETLMYLVMEYTDEAS
- a CDS encoding RluA family pseudouridine synthase; this encodes MREAKPKFQSIMHPIHKLYEKGFLLAVEKPAGIPVHATFDPNRPNLEDLLRQQEKNPELRLLHRLDKDTSGILLFCKEPSQNKEADSILADSEKTYLAVCAGIPTEKEFRVECFLKDGKGKVSSVRSGGKKAITDFTLLSYSREKNLSLLAAKLVTGRRHQIRFHLSSIGTPILGDETYTGSSVKSLVSKPKRFLLHSYLLKFKNEFEEEVKIVSEPPADFQPYLRFFSGIRFPE
- a CDS encoding HAD family hydrolase; translated protein: MFSKSDWSSEIFSYLEENLTGRKFQTALFDFDNTLVRGDFGEEVMCELLRAGVPWIRSLSPFFPETAISEKMETLRKTNTQTFMVEVWNYYESKIEKEGLEAGYRWSTWIFSGRSTQELQDTAKLVWEKNQKDTNPEAVQAFHPMSELVKEFERVGTKIWILTASPAPVIQVVSEQWGIPKENVLGMRLIEKNGILSHELIEPFTYGIGKVEFLNLANGNQGYDIAFGDSENDFPMLSYVRSKGIFLDRGKKKIPPPGTLIQSVADWKTIPKPL
- a CDS encoding M23 family metallopeptidase, producing the protein MAAQKGKNQMKRKTILSIIGASALVVLSWKSFANTYLEEVKVDNQFIQTYQSREGIWIVPGKVKESLEDLYHKFGTSEREVRLLNGIHDSGKIQNSEPVFFPYNANYTRNLLLEDKGREIFTSDSRELIWPLSFKYSRVTSRLGRRWNALHAGVDIACPNGSVVIAAADGVVTDSKRDGGYGLRVVLTHPQINGIQTLYAHNSLLFVKQGDKVKKGQVLALSGNTGHTTGPHVHFEVRYQNVVLNPEHYLPPFLADKESQVAIAKETIQQ